The Streptomyces sp. NBC_01439 genome contains the following window.
TCCCGGGCGGCTTCCACCCGTGGCGGCTGCGCTTCGGCCGGCTGTTCCGCGACCGGGCGTCGAGCAGCCGCGTCCTGCGGCTGTTCCTGCGCCTGGCGCGCCGGCCGCTGCTCCCGGCCGTCCGGTTGTGGCGGCGCAACATCCAGCTCCGGGTCGTCGCCGCCACCCTGTTGATCTCGCTCGCCGTGGTCCTCGCCCTGGGCTTCGTCGTCATCGCCCAGGTCAGCAGGGGTCTTCTGGAGGCCAAGGAGGAGGCGGCGCAGAGCCAGGCCGCGGGCGGGTTCGCGGTGGCGCAGGAGAAGGCCAACGCCCCGGCCGCGGTGGACGGGCCCGACGCCACCGACAACAAGGTCGGCCGGGACGCCAGTACCTGGATGAACTCCCTGGTCAAGCAGTTGGCCAGTGGTGGGCAGACCGCCTTCGAGGTCGTCGCGCTGGGTGCGGGCACGGGCGATGAGGCGCTGCCCGGAACGCAGGGCGTCAAGGGCGCCCGGGCCTCCGGCAACGTGGACCCGACCGCCAGCGTCCCGCTGCCGCTGCGCAGGGCCGTCAACCACGCCACCGGCGCCTTCAAGACCTTCTCCGAGATCCGTTACACCAGCGGGGACGGCGCGAAGCAGCCCGAGCCGGCGCTGGTCATCGGCAAGCGGCTCTCGGACATCAACGGCGACCCGTACGACCTGTACTACCTCTTCCCGCTCACCCAGGAGGAGGAGTCCCTCAACCTGATCAAGGTCACCATCGTGACCGCGGGCATGTTCGTCGTCGTCCTGCTCTGCGGCATCGCCTGGCTCGTGGTGCGCTCGGTGGTCACGCCGGTCCGGATGGCCGCCGGGATCGCCGAGCGGCTCTCGGCCGGGCGGCTCCAGGAGCGGATGAAGGTCACCGGTGAGGACGACATCGCGCGCCTCGGCGAAGCCTTCAACAAGATGGCGCAGAACCTTCAGAACAAGATCCAGCAGTTGGAGGAGCTGTCCCGGATGCAGCGCCGCTTCGTCTCGGACGTCTCGCACGAGCTGCGCACGCCGCTGACGACGGTACGGATGGCAGCCGACGTCATCCACGACGCCCGGGTCGACTTCGACCCGATCACCGCGCGCTCCGCCGAGCTGCTCGCCGGGCAGCTCGACCGGTTCGAGTCGCTCCTCGCCGACCTGCTGGAGATCAGCCGCTTCGATGCGGGGGCCGCGGCCCTGGAGGCCGAGCCCATCGACCTGCGTGACGTCGTGCGCCGGGTCATCGACGGTGCCGAGCCGCTCGCCGAGCACAAGGGCACCCGGATCCGGGTCCTGGGCGACACCCAGCCGGTCATCGCCGAGGCCGATGCCCGACGGGTGGAACGGGTGCTGCGCAATCTGGTCGTCAACGCCGTGGAGCACGGCGAGGGCCGCGACGTGGTGGTCCGGCTGGCGTCCGCGGGCGGGGCCGTCGCCATCGCCGTACGGGACTACGGGGTCGGGCTCAAGCCCGGCGAGGCCACCCGCGTCTTCAACCGCTTCTGGCGGGCCGACCCGGCGCGGGCGCGCACGACCGGCGGGACCGGCCTCGGCCTGTCCATCGCCGTCGAGGACGCCCGGCTGCACGGGGGCTGGCTGCAGGCCTGGGGCGAGCCGGGCGGCGGTTCGCAGTTCCGGCTGACCCTGCCGCGCACGGCCGACGAGCCACTGCGGGGCTCGCCCATCCCGCTGGAGCCCGAGGACTCCCGGGCCAACCGCGCCAACCGGGCCAGGGCCGCGGCCGAGGCCGAGGGCGGTGCGGCGGAGCGCACGCCGGCCGACGCGGGCGACCGCTCGCCGATACCGCCGCGCTCGCCCGTCGCCGGAGCGATGCCGGTGCCCGCCGACCCGACGGCCCTGCCGGGGAACGGGGCACGGGTCGTGGCCCGCCCGGCCGAGCAGGCACAACAGGAGGACCGAGCCGATGGACGCTGAGCCCTTGGACGCACGGGCGGGGCGTGCGCGGGTGCGGCGCCGGCGGCTGCGCACCGTACGGGCGTACGCCTTCGGCGCGGCCGGGCTGCTGCTCGCGGGATGCGCCTCCATGCCGGACCGGGGCGACATCCGCCCGGTGCAGGCCTCGCAGGGCGTGGATTCGCAGGTCCGGGTGTTCGGCGTGCCGCCCGCGGACAAGGCCAGCCCGGCGGAGATCGTCGACGGTTTCCTGGAGGCGATGACCAGCGACGACCCGGAGCTGGAGACGGCCCGCAAGTACCTCACCGAGGCGGCTGCGAAGAGCTGGAAGCCCGGCTCGGCCGTCACCGTGCTCTCCTCCGGACTCAACCGGGTTCCGAACCGGGGCGAGAAGGACCCCGAGGGGCCCCGTTGGAAGGTGACCGGCAAGAAGCTCGCGACCGTCGACGAGCACAGCGCGTACCAGCCACAGACCGGGGCCAGGGAGTACGAGGAGTTCCTCCAGCTCGTGCAGACCCAGGACAATCAGTGGCGGATCTCGACCCCGCCGAGCGGGCTCGTGCTCAGCGAGTCGGACTTCCAGCGCATCTACATGCCGGTCAACAAGTACTACTTCGCGGGCGGCACGCTCGTCGCCGACCCCGTCTACGTGCGTCAGCGCACCGACCCGGCCTCGCGGATGGACCCGACCACCCAGACCGTGCAGTCGCTGCTGGCGGGGCCGTCGCGGTGGCTCGCGCCGGTCGTGGAGTCCAGCTTCCCCACCGGTACGGAACTGAGCCCGGGCACCAAGTCCCTTTCGTACGACGGGCAGAACACGCTGCGCGTGCCGCTCAACGAGAAGGCCGAGAACGTCGCGCAGCCGCAGTGCAAGAAGATGGCCACCCAACTCCTCTACACGGTCAAGGATCTGACGGGTTCCCGGCTCGACCAGGTCGAACTGGTGCGGGCGGGCGGCAAGTCGACCTCGCTGTGTTCGGTGAGCGAGGTGAGTGCGGCCGCGATCGCGGGCCGGCCCAAGATCCCCGAGTTCCAGTACTTCGTCGACAACGAGAAGCGGCTGGTCCGGATGAAGCTGGACACGAGCAGCGAGGACCTGCAGGCCCGGACCGAACCGGTGCCGGGTCCGCTGGCCACTCCTCCCGGGTTCAAGGTCAGGTCGGCGGCGGTTTCGCACGACGAGCGGCGCGCGGCCGTGGTCTCCGAGGACGAGCACGCGCTGTACGTCGTGCCGCTGGTCGGCAGCGGGGCGATGCCGCAGCCGCTGCCGGTGGGCAGGGGCGGCAAGACGGCGTTGCTGACCGCGCCGAGCTGGGATGCTTCGGGCGATCTGTGGGTCGCGGACCGGGATCCGCAGTCCCCGGGGCTGTGGCGGGTGCCCGGTGGTGCCGGAACGCCCGAGAAGGTGCAGGTGGCGGGGCTCGACGGCCGGAAGATCGCCTCGCTGAAGGCGTCCGCCGACGGTGCGCGGATCGCCCTGCTGGTGGAGCAGACCGGCGGCAGCAAGGTCCTGTACGTCGGGCGGATCGAGCGGCCCGACGGCAAGGGCGACTCCTCGGCGGTGTCGGTGCGCGAGCTGCGTCCGGCGGCCCCGCAGATGGTCGACGTGACGGCGATGAGCTGGGCGCCGCGCGGGAGGCTGCTCGTGGTGGGCCGGGAGAGCGGCGGCGTGCAGCAGGCCCGCTACATGCTGGCCGACGGTTCGATGGTCGCGGCGAGCCTGCCCGGGGCGACCGGTCTGTCGGAGGTGGCGGTCGCGGCCACGGAGGACGAGGCGAAGCCGAAGCCGGTGGTCGCGTACTCGGAGGACGGGATCGTGTGGCTGCCGCCGGGGGCGCAGTGGCGCACGGTGGCGGCGGGGGCCGGCGGCCGGTCTCCGGTGTACCCGGGCTGACCCGCCGCCGGGCGGGTCGTCCACAGGGGTCGCGCCCGGCGGCCCGGCCCGTCAGTGTGGAGCCATGCGTCAGTGGTGGCAGGAGCTCGCCGGACTGGTCCTGCCGGTCGACTGTGCCGGCTGCGGGGCGGTCCGGGTGCTGGTGTGCGCCGAGTGCCGGGATGCGCTGAGCGGGGTCGGGGAGGGGTCGGTGCGGCCGTCTCCGCGGCCCGCGGGGCTGCCGGTGGTGCGGGCCGCCGCCGTCTACGAGGGGGCCGTACGGAGCCTCCTGCTGGCCCACAAGGAGCGCGGGGCGCTGCCGCTGGCCGGGGTGCTCGGCGCCGCCCTGGCGGCGGCCGTCCTGGCGGGCGGTGCGGGCAGTGTGGGTGGTGCCGGTGGTGCTGCTGGTGCGGGGGAGGTGGCGCTGGTCCCGGTCCCGTCGGCGCGGCGGCAGGTCCGGGCGCGCGGGCACGATCCGGCGCGCAGGATCGCGCGGGCGGCCGCGGGGCGGCTGCGGCGGGCCGGTGTTCCCGCGCGCGTGGCGCCCGTACTGGGGCTGCGGCGGGCGGTGGCGGACCAGTCGGGGCTGGGGGCCCGGCAGCGCCGGGAGAACCTCGCGGGCGCGTTGGCGGTGCGCCGGGGCGGGTGGCGGCTCACGGCCGGGGCGGCCCGGATCGTGCTCGTGGACGACCTGATCACCACGGGGGCGACGTTGGCGGAGGCGGCCCGGGCGGTGCGCGCCGCGGGGCTGGTGGCCGGGCCGGTGGCGGGCCCGGGGGCGGTGCTGCGGGCGGCAGTGGTGGCCGCGCCGGCGGACTCCTTCGACCGGATCGAACGCGCGCCACGTCTTTGAGCAACTCGGACAGAACAAAAATCTTGTGAATAGATTTGGAACTGGCGGGGAAGGCCCATCGTTGCAGGTAGTAAGAGGGATCAGCCACCTGACTGGAAGTACATTCCGGTAGCGGGTGCCGACAACCGCCATAGAGGGATATGTTCGGTTGTAAGGAACTCAGGAGGCTGTCTCTCGACTCCGAAGTCGGTGGGGTGTTGATCTTGCCGATGGGGGAGGAGGAGGTGAAAGTCGCCAAGTCCGAGGCTCCGGCCTTCACCGGAGTCTGGTGCGAAAGGGAGACGCTTCGCCCCGTCGGGCGGAGCTATCCGGGAACGGAGTTCTGCGTGGACATCGTCGTCAAGGGCCGCAAGACCGAGGTGCCCGAGCGGTTCCGCAAGCACGTGGCCGAGAAGCTGAATCCGGAGCGGATCCAGAAGCTCGACGCCAAGGTGATCAGCTTGGACGTCGAGGTGTCCAAGGAGCACAACCCGCGCCAGGCCGACCGTTCCGACCGCGTGGAGATCACCCTGCGTTCGCGGGGCCCGGTGATCCGTGCCGAGGCCGCCGCCGCCGACGCGTATGCGGCGCTGGACCTGGCTCAGGACAAGCTCGAGGCCCGGCTGCGCAAGCAGCACGACAAGCGTTACACCCGTCGTGGCAGCGGCCGGCTCTCGGCGGCGGAGGTCGCCGACGTGGTGCCGGGCGTCGCATCGCTGAACGGCAGCGGACAGCCGGTGTCGGAGGAGAAGACGGACGGGGTGCCGATTACCCGGATCGGATCCCTCGAGGTGCAGGGCGAAGGCCCGCTCATCGTTCGCGAGAAGACCCACTCGGCCGCACCCATGTCGCTCGACCAGGCCCTGTACGAGATGGAACTGGTCGGCCACGACTTCTATCTGTTCGTCGACTCCGAGACGAAGTTGCCCAGTGTCGTCTACCGCCGTCATGCCTATGACTACGGCGTCATCCACGTGAACCCCGACGGTGCCTCCAGCTCGGAGGAACCGCGGGGCGGCGCCGGTGGCGCGCTCGGCGGCTGACGCCGGGCACATCCGTACATCGCCCCCGCGCAGGCGCTCCGGCGCCTTCGCGGGGGCGCTTGCATGACCGGTATGCGACGGGTATGCGCCAGGTGGCTCACTTTTGGCCCCCGGGCCGTGGTGCGGGCATGGAATCATGGCGTGCAGTCAACCGGCAGCGGTGCGTGTCCGGTTGGCCCAGCAGCTGAGCACATGCAGGGGGAGGAACGATGGCGGACAGCTTCGGGCCGGTGCGCGCGGACGGCGGCGTCGCGGGCTGCCACGAGAGCGACCCGGCGCAGGAGCCCGCCCGGGAGCCCATCAGGGTGCTCGTGGTCGACGACCACGCGCTCTTCCGGCGGGGACTGGAGATCGTCCTCGCGCAGGAGGAGGACATCCAGGTCGTCGGTGAGGCCGGGGACGGTGCGGAAGCCGTGGACAAGGCGGCCGACCTGCTTCCGGACATCGTGCTGATGGACGTGCGGATGCCCCGGCGCGGCGGGATCGAGGCGTGCACCTCGATCAAGGAGGTGGCCCCCTCCGCGAAGATCATCATGCTGACGATCAGCGACGAGGAGGCGGACCTCTACGACGCGATCAAGGCGGGCGCGACCGGGTACCTCCTGAAGGAGATTTCGACGGACGAGGTGGCCACGGCGATCCGGGCGGTGGCGGACGGCCAGTCGCAGATCAGCCCGTCGATGGCGTCGAAGCTGCTCACCGAGTTCAAGTCGATGATCCAACGGACTGACGAGCGCCGGCTGGTGCCGGCGCCGCGGCTGACGGACCGGGAGCTGGAGGTCCTGAAACTGGTGGCCACCGGCATGAACAACCGTGATATCGCCAAGGAGTTGTTCATTTCCGAGAACACCGTGAAGAACCACGTCCGCAACATCCTGGAGAAGCTGCAGCTGCACTCCAGGATGGAAGCCGTGGTCTACGCGATGCGGGAAAAGATCCTCGAGATCCGCTGAGGCGACGTCCGAAAGGGGCGGGAAGCACCCTCTCTAGAGCGCAGCCAGTTCCGCGGTGACGGCCGCCGCTTCCGCGGGCGAGCTCGCGCGCTCGACGCGTACGTCCTCGCAGCCGACCCACTCCGCCGCCTCCCGCAGGGCCCGTGCCATCGGGCCCGCGGCCTTCGGGGAGGTCAGCGAGAGCTGCCGGGCGACCAGCGTGCGGCCCTCGCGGGCCGGGTCGACGCGGCCCTGGAGCCGGCCGCCCGTCAGCAGCGGCATCGCGAAGTACCCGTGTATCCGCTTCGGCTTGGGCACGTACGCCTCCAGGCGGTGCGTGAAGCCGAAGATCCGCTCCGTGCGGGGACGGTCCCAGACCAGGGAGTCGAAGGGCGAGAGCAGCGTCGTGCGGTGGCGGCCCCCGGGGGCCTGCGCGAGGGCCGCCGGGTCCGCCCAGGCCGGCTTGGCCCAGCCCTGCACCTCGACCGGTACCAGCCCGGAGTCCGCGACCACCGCGTCGAACTGCTCGCCCTTGAGGCGGTGGTAGTCCGCGATGTCGGCGCGGGTGCCGACGCCCAGGGACCGACCCGCCAGGGCGACCAGGCGGCGCAGGCACTCGCGGTCGTCCAGGTCGTCGTGGAGCAGTGCGTCGGGCACGGCCCGCTCGGGGAGGTCGTAGACCCGCTTCCAGCCGCGGCGCTCGCTGCACACCACCTCGCCGGTGTCCAGCAGCCACTCCACCGCGATCTTGGTTTCGGACCAGTCGAACCACTCGCCGCCGTTCTTGGCGCCGCCCAGCTCGGTGGAGGTCAGCGGGCCGTCCGCCTTCAGCCGGTCCAGGACCGCCCGCGTCGACTGCTGCTGGTCCTGGAGGATGTGCCAGCGGTGGCCGCGGGCCCGGTTGGCCCGGCGGCGGAAGGCGAAATGCGGCCATTCCTCGATGGGCAGGATGCAGGCGGCGTGCGACCAGTACTCGAAGGCGTGCCGGTCCGACCAGTACGCCTGCTCCACGGTGTCCCGGCCGACCGCGCCCAAGCGTGCGTACGGGATCAGCTCGTGCGAGCGGGCCAGGACCGAGATGGTGTCCAGCTGTACGGCGCCCAGGTGGCGCAGGACCCCGCGGACCCCGCCGCGCCGGTCGGGTGCGCCGATGAAGCCCTGCGCGCGCAGGGCGATGCGCCGGGCCTCGTCGGCGGACAGGGACACGTGCGGCGGCGGGTTGCTCATGCGCCGAAGCCTAGGCGGCACCACTGACAACGGGCCCGTACGGGAGCCTTCGTCGCCCGCCCCGCCCCGCCCCGCCCCGCCCCGCCCGCAGGGCTCCGGTCAGGTGGCCGCGGCCCCGGTGCCCGGCCGGTCGGCGGGTGCCGGTAGGTAGGGCAGTCGCGAGGGCAGGCCCAGGTCGGAGGGGAGCAGGGCGCCGACCCAGCAGTCGCGGTACGTGTCCCGCTGGATGATGCCGGCCCGCAGGAGGCCCTCGACCTGGAAGCCGGCCTTCTCGGCCACGGCGCGGGAG
Protein-coding sequences here:
- a CDS encoding winged helix-turn-helix domain-containing protein gives rise to the protein MSNPPPHVSLSADEARRIALRAQGFIGAPDRRGGVRGVLRHLGAVQLDTISVLARSHELIPYARLGAVGRDTVEQAYWSDRHAFEYWSHAACILPIEEWPHFAFRRRANRARGHRWHILQDQQQSTRAVLDRLKADGPLTSTELGGAKNGGEWFDWSETKIAVEWLLDTGEVVCSERRGWKRVYDLPERAVPDALLHDDLDDRECLRRLVALAGRSLGVGTRADIADYHRLKGEQFDAVVADSGLVPVEVQGWAKPAWADPAALAQAPGGRHRTTLLSPFDSLVWDRPRTERIFGFTHRLEAYVPKPKRIHGYFAMPLLTGGRLQGRVDPAREGRTLVARQLSLTSPKAAGPMARALREAAEWVGCEDVRVERASSPAEAAAVTAELAAL
- a CDS encoding response regulator transcription factor produces the protein MADSFGPVRADGGVAGCHESDPAQEPAREPIRVLVVDDHALFRRGLEIVLAQEEDIQVVGEAGDGAEAVDKAADLLPDIVLMDVRMPRRGGIEACTSIKEVAPSAKIIMLTISDEEADLYDAIKAGATGYLLKEISTDEVATAIRAVADGQSQISPSMASKLLTEFKSMIQRTDERRLVPAPRLTDRELEVLKLVATGMNNRDIAKELFISENTVKNHVRNILEKLQLHSRMEAVVYAMREKILEIR
- the hpf gene encoding ribosome hibernation-promoting factor, HPF/YfiA family, coding for MDIVVKGRKTEVPERFRKHVAEKLNPERIQKLDAKVISLDVEVSKEHNPRQADRSDRVEITLRSRGPVIRAEAAAADAYAALDLAQDKLEARLRKQHDKRYTRRGSGRLSAAEVADVVPGVASLNGSGQPVSEEKTDGVPITRIGSLEVQGEGPLIVREKTHSAAPMSLDQALYEMELVGHDFYLFVDSETKLPSVVYRRHAYDYGVIHVNPDGASSSEEPRGGAGGALGG
- a CDS encoding LpqB family beta-propeller domain-containing protein, which translates into the protein MDAEPLDARAGRARVRRRRLRTVRAYAFGAAGLLLAGCASMPDRGDIRPVQASQGVDSQVRVFGVPPADKASPAEIVDGFLEAMTSDDPELETARKYLTEAAAKSWKPGSAVTVLSSGLNRVPNRGEKDPEGPRWKVTGKKLATVDEHSAYQPQTGAREYEEFLQLVQTQDNQWRISTPPSGLVLSESDFQRIYMPVNKYYFAGGTLVADPVYVRQRTDPASRMDPTTQTVQSLLAGPSRWLAPVVESSFPTGTELSPGTKSLSYDGQNTLRVPLNEKAENVAQPQCKKMATQLLYTVKDLTGSRLDQVELVRAGGKSTSLCSVSEVSAAAIAGRPKIPEFQYFVDNEKRLVRMKLDTSSEDLQARTEPVPGPLATPPGFKVRSAAVSHDERRAAVVSEDEHALYVVPLVGSGAMPQPLPVGRGGKTALLTAPSWDASGDLWVADRDPQSPGLWRVPGGAGTPEKVQVAGLDGRKIASLKASADGARIALLVEQTGGSKVLYVGRIERPDGKGDSSAVSVRELRPAAPQMVDVTAMSWAPRGRLLVVGRESGGVQQARYMLADGSMVAASLPGATGLSEVAVAATEDEAKPKPVVAYSEDGIVWLPPGAQWRTVAAGAGGRSPVYPG
- the mtrB gene encoding MtrAB system histidine kinase MtrB codes for the protein MSGRVPGGFHPWRLRFGRLFRDRASSSRVLRLFLRLARRPLLPAVRLWRRNIQLRVVAATLLISLAVVLALGFVVIAQVSRGLLEAKEEAAQSQAAGGFAVAQEKANAPAAVDGPDATDNKVGRDASTWMNSLVKQLASGGQTAFEVVALGAGTGDEALPGTQGVKGARASGNVDPTASVPLPLRRAVNHATGAFKTFSEIRYTSGDGAKQPEPALVIGKRLSDINGDPYDLYYLFPLTQEEESLNLIKVTIVTAGMFVVVLLCGIAWLVVRSVVTPVRMAAGIAERLSAGRLQERMKVTGEDDIARLGEAFNKMAQNLQNKIQQLEELSRMQRRFVSDVSHELRTPLTTVRMAADVIHDARVDFDPITARSAELLAGQLDRFESLLADLLEISRFDAGAAALEAEPIDLRDVVRRVIDGAEPLAEHKGTRIRVLGDTQPVIAEADARRVERVLRNLVVNAVEHGEGRDVVVRLASAGGAVAIAVRDYGVGLKPGEATRVFNRFWRADPARARTTGGTGLGLSIAVEDARLHGGWLQAWGEPGGGSQFRLTLPRTADEPLRGSPIPLEPEDSRANRANRARAAAEAEGGAAERTPADAGDRSPIPPRSPVAGAMPVPADPTALPGNGARVVARPAEQAQQEDRADGR
- a CDS encoding ComF family protein, producing MRQWWQELAGLVLPVDCAGCGAVRVLVCAECRDALSGVGEGSVRPSPRPAGLPVVRAAAVYEGAVRSLLLAHKERGALPLAGVLGAALAAAVLAGGAGSVGGAGGAAGAGEVALVPVPSARRQVRARGHDPARRIARAAAGRLRRAGVPARVAPVLGLRRAVADQSGLGARQRRENLAGALAVRRGGWRLTAGAARIVLVDDLITTGATLAEAARAVRAAGLVAGPVAGPGAVLRAAVVAAPADSFDRIERAPRL